From a region of the Haematobia irritans isolate KBUSLIRL chromosome 4, ASM5000362v1, whole genome shotgun sequence genome:
- the LOC142235379 gene encoding uncharacterized protein LOC142235379: MERKGNSFRKIGKTVGRAYSSVQRVVNNFQETGILTSKPRPGRSKILSQRVERKVINVVKVNPRVTSSKIVENVREAFKKNICAETARKVLRKAGCHGRVARRKPYVSLTNRRKRIETTAATLINNTIDQFIIITIPVSTSTMVTTIVIMGPLIAAL, translated from the exons ATGGAAAGAAAGG gaaatagttttagaaaaattggcaAAACAGTTGGGAGAGCATATTCATCTGTGCAACGAGTTGTAAATAATTTCCAAGAAACAGGAATTTTAACATCGAAGCCGAGGCCTGGTCGTTCAAAAATATTATCGCAGCGTGTGGAGCGAAAGGTAATTAATGTTGTGAAGGTTAATCCTCGTGTAACATCATCAAAAATTGTTGAGAATGTAAGAGAGgcatttaaaaagaatatttgtgcGGAAACCGCCAGGAAAGTATTGCGAAAAGCTGGGTGTCATGGTAGAGTGGCTAGACGAAAACCATACGTATCTCTTACAAACAGACGAAAGCGTATTGA aacgaCAGCAGCTACACTCATTAATAACACTATTGACCAGTTTATCATCATCACAATTCCCGTCAGCACTAGCACTATGGTGACCACTATTGTCATCATGGGACCCTTAATAGCAGCGCTATAA